Proteins encoded by one window of Manihot esculenta cultivar AM560-2 chromosome 10, M.esculenta_v8, whole genome shotgun sequence:
- the LOC110625077 gene encoding probable pectate lyase 13, which translates to MLPTLCILLICLSSSFLLFIRATSSFNLSLPHQHPDPEAVAQDFQRRVNASLSTRHLLSTQVNDQCITGNPIDDCWRCDPNWASNRQRLADCVIGFGQGSLGGRGGQIYVVTDSSDHDPANPTPGTLRYGVIQNEPLWIIFSTSMAIKLRHELIFNSYKTIDGRGANVHITGNGCLTLQYVSHIIIHNIHIHNCKPSGNTNIASSPTHVGRRGRSDGDGISIFGSQKIWIDHCSLSYCTDGLIDAIMGSTGITISNNYFSHHDEVMLLGHDDRYVLDSGMQVTIAFNIFGEALVQRMPRCRRGYIHVVNNDFTYWEMYAIGGSASPTINSQGNRYVAPADPNAKEVTKRVETEEREWADWNWRTDGDILVNGAFFVPSGAGLSAQYAKASSVEPRSAGLISQLTMNAGVFGAPRDNSVGISNPGINGGTSTAGTTNTGSSGASSGDGDGDFLGMIFGSGAPPPTSNISIFFSLLIILILYICMVTNNGARLSFPLLLVLL; encoded by the exons ATGCTTCCTACTCTCTGCATTCTCTTAATTTGCCTCTCTAGTTCTTTCCTTCTATTTATTAGAGCTACATCTTCCTTCAATCTCTCTCTTCCCCACCAACACCCTGATCCTGAAGCTGTTGCACAGGATTTTCAAAG GAGAGTCAATGCATCTTTATCAACAAGACACCTTTTGTCGACCCAAGTAAACGACCAATGCATAACCGGAAACCCCATCGACGACTGCTGGCGCTGCGACCCCAACTGGGCCAGCAACCGTCAACGTTTAGCTGACTGCGTCATCGGCTTTGGCCAAGGCTCCTTAGGCGGAAGAGGCGGCCAGATCTACGTCGTCACTGATTCCTCTGACCACGACCCTGCCAACCCAACTCCGGGAACCCTCCGTTACGGTGTCATCCAAAATGAACCCCTCTGGATCATCTTCTCCACTAGCATGGCCATCAAGCTCAGACACGAACTCATTTTCAACAGCTACAAAACCATCGACGGTCGTGGAGCTAACGTCCACATAACAGGCAATGGATGTCTCACGCTCCAATACGTGTCCCACATTATTATCCACAACATCCACATCCACAATTGCAAACCCTCCGGGAACACTAACATAGCTTCATCACCAACGCACGTTGGAAGGAGGGGAAGATCAGACGGTGATGGAATCTCCATATTTGGGTCCCAGAAAATATGGATTGATCATTGTTCTCTATCATATTGCACTGATGGGTTGATTGATGCAATAATGGGGTCAACTGGGATCACAATATCGAACAACTATTTTTCTCATCACGATGAGGTGATGCTGTTGGGCCACGATGATAGGTACGTTTTGGACTCCGGCATGCAGGTGACCATAGCTTTTAATATATTTGGTGAGGCGTTGGTGCAGCGTATGCCGAGGTGTAGACGCGGGTATATACACGTGGTGAACAATGATTTCACGTACTGGGAGATGTATGCAATCGGCGGTAGCGCTAGCCCTACCATTAATAGTCAGGGTAATCGCTATGTTGCACCGGCGGACCCCAACGCCAAAGAG GTGACAAAGCGCGTGGAGACGGAGGAACGGGAGTGGGCAGATTGGAATTGGAGAACAGATGGGGACATATTGGTAAATGGAGCATTCTTTGTACCGTCAGGGGCCGGGTTGAGCGCTCAGTACGCTAAAGCGTCCAGCGTGGAGCCCAGATCTGCTGGGTTAATTAGCCAACTCACCATGAACGCTGGGGTATTTGGTGCGCCAAG GGACAACAGTGTAGGCATCTCCAATCCCGGAATCAATGGTGGGACCAGCACCGCCGGAACCACCAACACTGGTAGTTCTGGTGCTTCTAGTGGTGATGGCGATGGCGATTTCCTTGGAATGATATTTGGGAGTGGAGCCCCACCACCCACTTCTAATATCTCaatctttttttctcttttaattattttaattttgtacaTTTGTATGGTAACCAACAATGGTGCCAGATTATCATTTCCcttattattagtattattataa
- the LOC122724946 gene encoding uncharacterized protein LOC122724946 — MSTIGSPKNKVPAVGTASLNLAEYASTAEQKELELSLPLSLPAGAAEPKPMLCISLILLELRFPEATKPLQREIVPVSSPPQSGETVSTEKDELSAIKAGLRKSHKADEDSNANRSSVSDFGDDNFAIGSWEHKEIISRDGHMKL; from the exons ATG AGCACGATAGGAAGTCCAAAGAACAAGGTTCCTGCTGTTGGTACTGCGTCGCTGAACCTTGCTGAATATGCTTCTACTGCTGAACAGAAAGAGTTGGAATTAAGCCTTCCTCTCTCGCTTCCTGCTGGTGCAGCTGAGCCTAAGCCAATGCTTTGT ATATCACTTATCTTGTTGGAATTGAGGTTTCCAGAAGCCACAAAGCCATTGCAGAGAGAGATAGTTCCTGTTTCATCACCCCCTCAATCAGGAGAAACTGTTTCAACTGAAAAGGATGAGCTTTCTGCAATTAAAGCTGGTCTGAGAAAG TCTCATAAAGCAGATGAGGATTCAAACGCAAATCGATCATCAGTTTCTGATTTTGGAGATGACAATTTTGCTATAGGTAGTTGGGAGCACAAAGAAATAATAAGTCGTGATGGGCACATGAAACTTTAA